A single window of Usitatibacter rugosus DNA harbors:
- a CDS encoding YcnI family protein codes for MGLLNRIALATVALAAATAHAHVAVEPKSSPVNSYTRLTFRVGHGCDAAATVALTVKFPEDMKTVRPQPKPGWTVEMKKEPVIEITWRGRLEADYFDDFGALVHLPSTPGIRRFAIKQECEGKSMEWTPSLDVVK; via the coding sequence ATGGGACTACTGAATCGCATCGCCCTCGCCACCGTGGCCCTTGCGGCCGCCACGGCCCACGCACACGTCGCCGTCGAGCCGAAGAGCTCTCCGGTCAACAGCTACACGCGCCTCACGTTTCGCGTGGGCCATGGCTGCGATGCCGCGGCCACCGTGGCACTCACCGTGAAGTTTCCCGAGGACATGAAGACCGTGCGTCCGCAGCCGAAGCCGGGCTGGACCGTCGAGATGAAGAAGGAGCCCGTGATCGAGATCACATGGCGCGGGCGGCTGGAGGCGGACTACTTCGATGACTTCGGGGCTCTGGTCCATCTGCCGAGCACGCCCGGAATTCGCCGCTTCGCGATCAAGCAGGAGTGCGAGGGGAAATCCATGGAATGGACGCCAAGCCTCGATGTCGTGAAGTGA